In the genome of Candoia aspera isolate rCanAsp1 chromosome 1, rCanAsp1.hap2, whole genome shotgun sequence, one region contains:
- the FSHB gene encoding follitropin subunit beta, protein MKATSVYVLLFFCWKMIYCDSCELSNITIAVEKEECGFCISVNAAWCSGYCFTKDPNDKSFPMKRVQNVCTFKSIVYETVKVPGCAGHAESFYSYPVATGCHCETCDTDITDCTWRVLEPNYCSYGQHRIRE, encoded by the exons ATGAAGGCAACCAGTGTTTATGTTCTGttatttttttgctggaaaatgattTATTGTGATTCCTGTGAGCTGTCCAACATTACAATAGCTGTGGAGAAGGAAGAATGTGGCTTTTGCATCagtgtgaatgcagcctggtGCTCTGGTTACTGCTTCACAAAG GATCCAAATGATAAGAGCTTTCCAATGAAACGTGTCCAGAATGTCTGCACATTCAAGTCAATTGTGTATGAGACTGTAAAGGTCCCAGGTTGTGCTGGTCATGCAGAATCATTTTATTCCTACCCAGTTGCAACGGGATGTCACTGCGAGACCTGTGACACAGACATTACCGACTGCACCTGGAGAGTCTTGGAGCCAAATTATTGTTCTTACGGCCAACATCGGATCAGGGAGTGA